AATCGGAAATAATAGCGTCTTCATGATTTAAAAGCGGTTCGAAAACACCTCCATTGGCATCAAAAGCAGCAGCATATAGAATAGTATCTTCACAATGAAAAAACTCAGCTATTTTAGCTTCCAATTCTTTATGAATATCTTGAGTTCCACAAATAAAACGCACTGAAGACATACCAAACCCATGCGTATCCAAAGTATCTTTAGCCGCCTGAATCACGTCTTTATTGTTTGATAATCCTAAATAATTATTCGCACAAAAATTAATAACCTCATCGCCTGTTGATACTTTAATAACAGCATCTTGAGAACTTGTAATAATACGCTCTTCCTTGTACAAACCTTCATTTTTAATGGCTTGTAACTCTTCTTGTAATTTGTCTTTTATGCTTCCGTACATCGCTTTATTTTTATGCTATTAATTTATTATTATAATATATTCTCAACTTTTCAATCATAACCTCCGTCATGTTTTCCAAGTTATATTTTGGTTGCCAACCCCAATCTTTTTTAGCCTGAGTATCATCAATACTATTAGGCCATGAGTCTGCAATCCCCTGTCTAAAATCGGGTTTATAAGCTATTTCAAAATTAGGAATTGTTTTTTTAATAACATCGAATACCTCCTGCGGCGCAAAACTCATTCCTGATAAATTATAAGATGTTCTCACTGAAATTTCTTCAACAGGCGCATCCATTAACTCTATAGTTGCTCTAATGGCATCGTCTATAAAAATCATTGGTAAATGAGTTGAAGCTTCTAAAAAACACTCGAAAGATTCATTTTTAACAGCCTTATGATAAATATCTACAGCATAATCTGTTGTACCTCCACCAGGCATAGATTGATACCCTATAACTCCTGGATACCTTAAAGAACGGACATCTAAACCATATCTTTTATGATAATAATTCGCCCAGTTTTCACCAGCGACTTTACTCATACCGTAAACAGTTGAAGGCGTTAAATTAGGATTTTGAGGCGTATTATCTTTTTCTACATCTTCACCAAAAACGGCAATAGAACTTGGGTAAAACACTTTATTGATTCCGTGTAATCTTGAAACTTCTAAAACATTAAATAAAGATTTCATGTTAATATCCCAAGTATTTAAAGGGAACTTCTCACCATTAGCAGACAAAATAGCCACTAAATGAAATATTTGAGTAATCTTATATTTTAAGACTACACTTTTAAGTGCTTCGAAATCGGTAGCATCCAAAACCTCAAAATGTCCTGTAAAATCTCGATTTAATCTTAAATCTGAAGCGACCACATTATCCGCTCCATATTTTTTCTGTAATTCAACTGTTAATACGGTACCAAGTTGGCCACCTGCTCCAGTAATTAAAATTCTTTCGTGTTTCATAACTCAATGTATTACAGAACAAAATTACCAAAAACAACAATTACTCCATTAACTAAACGCTATATAAGCAATAAATAAGTATTTTTATCTTTCAAAATAAAACAACACCATATTATTAACTAAACCAACTCCTTTTAATCTTTTTAAACAGTAAAATTATCTGCACAAATGGAAAAACTAGACGACGTAGACCTTCATATTTTAAGAATTTTACAAAAAGATTCTAAAAAAACGACTAAAGAAATTGCCAAAATACTCAATTTAACAGCCTCACCAGTTTACGAGCGTATTAGACGTTTAGAAAACAAAGGCTACATAAAAAAGTACGTTGCCTTACTTAACAAAACACATTTAAAAAAAGCTGTAACAGCGGTATGTATGGTTTCTCTTCGTTACCACAACGAAGGTTTTATAGAAAAGTTTGAAAGCCAAATTAAAGCTCTAAAAGAAGTACAAGAGTGTTACCATATGGCTGGAAAGGTTGATTTTTTCCTGAAGATAAATCTTGAAAGTCTTACTGATTATCATGAATTTGTTCGGCTTAAACTTTCTAAAATTGAAAACATTGGTGTACTAGAAAGTTATTTTGTTTTAAAAGAAATACACTCTACTACAGAGTTTTACATTTAAACTAATTTCAGAAAAAGATAAAGCCTCTGATTATCTCAAAGGCTCTACCAACAACTTAACTAAAAAATTAACATCAAACTACTGATGTATAGTTAAAACTGGGTTGTTATGAAGTTTTTCTAAAGTTGAAATAACTCTAGATTTACACAACCCAATTTTTCGAAGTAGATCTGGTTTCTTGTCTACCACACACATAATGCTACTTAAATGAGAAATAGCATAAGTTTTTAAATTATCAGATTTTGCTGTAAACTCTAAGGCTACAGTTTTATCCGTTTGATTTTCTAAATGATTACACAGTAATTTAATATGTCTACTGGTTTCATCTGGTATATCCGTATCACTTGTAAGAGCTAACACGGTGATCATAAAATTGGTGTTTTTAAAGATTTCTAAAAAGCTATCAATTTCTGCTGTTCTTACTTCTTCAGTAAAATTTGATGCTATGGCTAAATTAATTTTCTTATTCTTGGAAGCATACGGCGGAACAATTAAAACGGGGCAGGTTCTAATTTTTCCAACAATAGATTTTATGTTTTTACTAATTTTAGCATTGCCTTTTAGCACAATTAAATCGACATCGATACTTTCTATATGTTTTTCCATAGCCTTTACCAGACTTAAACCTTCGGAAATAACATGATATTCGTGCTTTTCATTATTTTTATTTACAGCGTATTCATCGAGTAAATCTCCCAAGTGCTGTAAAGATTCTTCTTTAGGTTTTTCAAACCATTCATCATCGGCCTGCAACATTTCAATAGCGCTTAAACCTCCTGTTCCGTAATTATAAACATTAAGAAAGTAAAACGCACAGGCTTCATTTTTAAAGAGCTCTGTAATGTAATCTATAGCTTTATAGCTATTTGTAGAGAAATCTGTGGGAATTAAAATCTTTTTCATGTTTTCTAATTATTTAAGTTTATATCGCATTAACAATTTATAAATATGCGTTTCAAAAGCGGTACATTCCTGTAAAAGGAGTTTGTATTGTTCTCGCTTTTTTTCGTGCAATTTCGATCTTACTTCATTGTACTCTGTTTTACCATATTCAAATTCAATTTTTAAATCTTGGCTATACTTACAAAAAGTAGCCATAACCAAAACAT
The window above is part of the Algibacter sp. L3A6 genome. Proteins encoded here:
- a CDS encoding NAD-dependent epimerase/dehydratase family protein, encoding MKHERILITGAGGQLGTVLTVELQKKYGADNVVASDLRLNRDFTGHFEVLDATDFEALKSVVLKYKITQIFHLVAILSANGEKFPLNTWDINMKSLFNVLEVSRLHGINKVFYPSSIAVFGEDVEKDNTPQNPNLTPSTVYGMSKVAGENWANYYHKRYGLDVRSLRYPGVIGYQSMPGGGTTDYAVDIYHKAVKNESFECFLEASTHLPMIFIDDAIRATIELMDAPVEEISVRTSYNLSGMSFAPQEVFDVIKKTIPNFEIAYKPDFRQGIADSWPNSIDDTQAKKDWGWQPKYNLENMTEVMIEKLRIYYNNKLIA
- a CDS encoding Lrp/AsnC family transcriptional regulator, encoding MEKLDDVDLHILRILQKDSKKTTKEIAKILNLTASPVYERIRRLENKGYIKKYVALLNKTHLKKAVTAVCMVSLRYHNEGFIEKFESQIKALKEVQECYHMAGKVDFFLKINLESLTDYHEFVRLKLSKIENIGVLESYFVLKEIHSTTEFYI
- a CDS encoding universal stress protein, coding for MKKILIPTDFSTNSYKAIDYITELFKNEACAFYFLNVYNYGTGGLSAIEMLQADDEWFEKPKEESLQHLGDLLDEYAVNKNNEKHEYHVISEGLSLVKAMEKHIESIDVDLIVLKGNAKISKNIKSIVGKIRTCPVLIVPPYASKNKKINLAIASNFTEEVRTAEIDSFLEIFKNTNFMITVLALTSDTDIPDETSRHIKLLCNHLENQTDKTVALEFTAKSDNLKTYAISHLSSIMCVVDKKPDLLRKIGLCKSRVISTLEKLHNNPVLTIHQ